In Thermodesulfobacteriota bacterium, a single window of DNA contains:
- a CDS encoding glycosyltransferase family 4 protein: protein MVYVGSPPLFTRGASAIHVMKMCQAMSRLGVEVELVIPSFNSNQNPFEYYNVEPNFRLTTLPSFKYNTTARHIAHGAVSAVYTRFKRKELDLVITRNMFYAYLAANSFNIPTIYDAHHPPVDRVAHLVFKSFKDSDNLLRFSTNSQGLGDIYLSLGLKQEKLVVAHNGVDLEEFEPILSKEEARKQVGLPIEKKIVCYCGNTYSGRGIELLIEASVKLKDVLFLVVGGLESDNDRYRSIAQSKRAENFSLVGFVPHKSVNLYLSSADVLVMPYTSIMTIRDGTTAMQFTSPIKLFEYMASCRPIVATALPSVKEILVDGSNGLLAEPDSLDSLVDSIKRVLENTVLAEKLAMRARFDVKKYTWEERVKKILNGLYGL from the coding sequence GTGGTCTATGTAGGTAGCCCTCCGCTCTTTACCAGGGGTGCGAGTGCTATCCACGTGATGAAGATGTGCCAAGCGATGTCCAGGCTGGGCGTTGAAGTGGAGTTGGTGATTCCTTCTTTTAATAGTAATCAGAACCCCTTTGAGTACTACAACGTCGAACCAAATTTCAGGCTGACTACCCTTCCTTCCTTCAAATATAATACTACGGCCAGACACATCGCCCACGGGGCGGTGAGTGCCGTATACACCAGGTTTAAGAGAAAGGAGCTCGACCTGGTTATCACCAGGAACATGTTTTACGCCTATCTTGCCGCCAATTCTTTTAATATCCCTACCATTTATGACGCTCATCATCCGCCTGTGGACAGAGTCGCTCACCTCGTTTTTAAATCCTTCAAGGACTCGGATAATCTGCTCCGATTTTCAACTAACTCCCAGGGGTTGGGAGATATTTATCTTTCTTTAGGGCTTAAGCAAGAAAAGCTGGTGGTTGCGCACAACGGCGTGGATTTAGAAGAATTCGAGCCTATCTTGTCAAAGGAGGAGGCAAGAAAACAAGTAGGACTTCCGATCGAGAAGAAGATCGTATGCTACTGCGGAAATACATACAGCGGTAGAGGGATTGAGCTTCTGATAGAAGCATCAGTAAAGCTTAAAGATGTGCTTTTTCTCGTAGTGGGAGGTCTTGAAAGCGATAACGATCGATATAGAAGCATTGCTCAAAGCAAGAGGGCGGAGAACTTCTCATTGGTTGGTTTTGTCCCACACAAGAGTGTCAATTTATACCTTTCATCTGCCGACGTGCTGGTTATGCCTTACACATCCATTATGACCATCAGGGATGGGACTACTGCGATGCAGTTTACCTCACCCATAAAGCTATTTGAATACATGGCCTCGTGTCGTCCAATAGTGGCTACAGCGCTTCCTTCCGTAAAAGAGATACTGGTTGACGGAAGTAATGGCCTTCTCGCAGAGCCTGATAGCCTGGATTCACTGGTGGATTCTATTAAAAGGGTATTGGAGAACACAGTTCTTGCCGAAAAGCTGGCCATGCGGGCCCGGTTCGATGTAAAAAAGTACACCTGGGAAGAAAGGGTCAAAAAAATACTAAACGGTTTATATGGTCTTTAA